Proteins encoded within one genomic window of Aerococcus viridans:
- the rpsD gene encoding 30S ribosomal protein S4: MSRFTGSNWKVSRRLGISISGTGKEIARRPYAPGEHGNGRRAKLSEYGLQLQEKQKLRFIYGMNEKQFANLFVQAGKIKEGKHGVNFMILLEQRLDNVVYRLGLATTRRQARQLVNHGHITVDGKRVDIPSFRVQPGQVISVREKSKDVKVIKEAVEGLYGHVPYVQFDAEKLEGSLIRLPQRDEMNQEIDESLVVEYYNKLI; the protein is encoded by the coding sequence ATGTCTCGTTTTACAGGATCTAACTGGAAAGTTTCTCGTCGTTTAGGTATCTCAATCTCAGGTACTGGTAAAGAAATCGCTCGTCGTCCATACGCACCAGGTGAACATGGTAACGGTCGTCGTGCTAAATTATCTGAATACGGCTTACAATTACAAGAAAAACAAAAATTACGTTTCATCTACGGCATGAATGAAAAGCAATTTGCTAACTTATTCGTTCAAGCTGGTAAAATCAAAGAAGGTAAACACGGTGTTAACTTCATGATCTTACTAGAACAACGTTTAGATAACGTAGTTTACCGTTTAGGTTTAGCGACTACTCGTCGTCAAGCTCGTCAATTAGTAAACCACGGTCACATTACTGTAGACGGTAAACGTGTTGATATCCCATCATTCCGCGTTCAACCAGGTCAAGTAATCTCTGTACGTGAAAAATCTAAAGACGTTAAAGTAATTAAAGAAGCAGTTGAAGGCTTATATGGTCACGTACCTTACGTACAATTCGACGCTGAAAAATTAGAAGGTTCTTTAATTCGTTTACCACAACGTGACGAAATGAACCAAGAAATCGACGAATCTCTAGTCGTTGAATACTACAACAAATTAATCTAA
- a CDS encoding septation ring formation regulator EzrA — MPFLIALLILIILVLLGYGLIYYLGRKQTQANIALDEQKQEIMSTPVADKLYTLRNKNVSGATRRVYESEQAKWQTITRFRLPEIEAALVSAQDYTDKYNIVKARSVADEVETILEETKDEVNGINDRLTEILASEKASEDKHEETYERYAALRKQLLAHGYKFGDALETLEHHLAYIELDFTKYHQQMNDGDFLGAQEALVQIDADLNELEQMMEKIPNLYTKLNEEYVEQVADMQQGFAHMEEENFQFPIDVDIPKEISASEKKVAEAKKAVSDADLTQAAELMEAAGIQIDHTYTLMEKEIASREYIGKNQGAIQRRLEQVTQSNRYGALEIDRVAQNYLLYDNEMGKMQEYADQIERQKDVLKTTDDQLAEHQIAYSDMETRYREIYDQLAEIDKGQSAIVVALANLRQRERDARDDLYMFELDFRNIKRSVEIHHLPGLPDEYLDYFFDTSDRIDQLSESLNRVKLDMVEIENLTDQIAKAIEYLDEETEKQVRAAQLTESAIQYANRYRPQHPELNAVIERSYYLFDKEFLYEDAFENIARAVDQIQPGARQEIIQQYDQENQVG; from the coding sequence GTGCCGTTTTTAATAGCATTGTTAATCTTAATTATATTGGTATTACTTGGTTACGGACTGATTTATTATTTAGGACGTAAACAAACTCAAGCCAATATTGCATTAGATGAGCAAAAACAAGAGATCATGTCTACTCCGGTAGCGGACAAACTATATACACTGCGCAACAAGAATGTTTCTGGAGCCACGCGTAGAGTATACGAGAGTGAACAAGCCAAGTGGCAAACCATCACTCGTTTTCGTTTACCAGAGATCGAGGCAGCATTAGTCTCTGCCCAAGATTACACGGATAAATACAACATCGTTAAAGCAAGAAGTGTTGCTGACGAAGTAGAAACCATCCTAGAAGAAACGAAGGATGAAGTGAATGGCATCAACGACCGTTTAACTGAAATATTAGCCAGTGAAAAAGCATCTGAAGACAAGCATGAAGAAACTTACGAGCGCTACGCAGCCTTACGTAAACAATTGCTGGCACACGGCTATAAATTTGGCGATGCCCTAGAAACCTTAGAGCACCATTTAGCTTATATCGAACTTGATTTCACTAAGTATCACCAACAAATGAATGATGGTGATTTCCTAGGCGCTCAAGAAGCACTGGTACAAATCGATGCTGACTTGAACGAATTAGAGCAAATGATGGAAAAGATTCCGAATTTGTATACCAAGTTAAACGAAGAATATGTGGAACAAGTGGCCGATATGCAACAAGGTTTTGCACATATGGAAGAGGAAAATTTCCAATTCCCAATTGATGTTGATATTCCTAAAGAAATTTCTGCCTCTGAAAAGAAAGTGGCTGAAGCTAAAAAGGCTGTGTCAGATGCAGACTTGACCCAAGCTGCTGAACTTATGGAAGCTGCTGGGATACAAATCGACCATACGTATACTTTGATGGAGAAAGAAATTGCTTCAAGAGAGTATATTGGGAAAAACCAAGGTGCTATTCAACGCCGCTTGGAACAAGTAACACAAAGCAACCGCTATGGGGCATTAGAAATTGACCGTGTAGCGCAAAATTACCTATTGTATGACAATGAAATGGGTAAAATGCAAGAATACGCTGATCAAATTGAACGGCAAAAAGACGTGTTGAAAACAACAGATGACCAATTAGCAGAACACCAAATTGCTTATTCAGATATGGAAACACGTTATCGTGAAATCTATGACCAGTTAGCTGAAATTGACAAAGGTCAATCAGCGATTGTTGTGGCTTTGGCTAACTTACGCCAAAGAGAGCGCGATGCGCGCGATGACTTATACATGTTCGAACTTGATTTTCGTAACATCAAGCGTTCTGTAGAAATTCATCATTTACCAGGCTTGCCTGATGAGTACTTAGATTACTTCTTCGATACAAGCGACCGCATTGATCAATTGTCAGAATCATTAAACCGCGTGAAATTAGACATGGTAGAAATTGAAAATCTAACCGATCAAATTGCCAAGGCGATTGAATACTTGGATGAGGAAACTGAAAAACAGGTCCGGGCTGCCCAATTAACAGAGTCAGCGATCCAATACGCGAACCGTTACCGTCCGCAACATCCAGAGTTGAACGCGGTAATAGAACGGTCATATTATTTATTCGATAAAGAATTTTTATACGAAGATGCCTTTGAAAATATTGCCCGAGCGGTTGACCAAATTCAACCAGGTGCAAGACAAGAAATCATTCAGCAGTATGACCAAGAAAATCAAGTAGGCTAA
- a CDS encoding cysteine desulfurase family protein, whose amino-acid sequence MIYFDNSATTKIAPEALQTMTQVMQTYYGNPSSLHKLGTEASKLLNSARKQVADLLGAQSTEIFFTSGGTESNNWAIKGTAMEKLKYHGNHIIVSSVEHPSVRNTMETLSQNGFEITYLPADKLGKVHVEDVAAAIKETTILVSVMAVNNEIGAIQPIAEIGDLLEKYPTIHYHVDGVQSVGTFEKPLIHDRVDLMSFSAHKFNGPRGIGILYKKQNRLISHLLDGGGQEMGQRSTTENLAGIAATAKVLRMALAEAKEVKAKEVAMQDKLRAFFAEHTDLVQVFSPEDAAPHVLCFALKGVRGEVMVHALEDEDIIVSTTSACSSRAVNNSSSTLGAMKVDPVWAKQAIRLSFGKDNTMAEVNQFIDVYTKLMKKFERIQ is encoded by the coding sequence ATGATCTATTTTGATAACAGCGCAACGACGAAAATTGCGCCGGAAGCACTACAAACGATGACACAAGTCATGCAGACATATTACGGTAACCCGTCTAGTTTGCATAAGTTGGGGACTGAAGCATCAAAACTATTAAATTCAGCGCGTAAACAAGTTGCCGACTTGCTAGGCGCACAATCAACGGAAATCTTCTTCACTTCAGGTGGTACGGAGTCGAATAACTGGGCCATCAAAGGGACCGCGATGGAAAAGCTGAAATACCACGGTAACCACATTATCGTTTCAAGTGTGGAACACCCATCTGTCCGTAATACGATGGAAACCTTGAGTCAAAATGGCTTTGAGATTACCTATCTACCGGCTGATAAATTGGGGAAAGTCCATGTTGAAGATGTGGCTGCGGCGATCAAAGAGACGACGATTTTAGTATCTGTAATGGCGGTCAATAATGAGATTGGTGCTATTCAACCGATTGCTGAAATTGGTGACTTGTTAGAAAAATATCCGACCATCCATTACCATGTTGATGGTGTGCAAAGTGTCGGAACTTTTGAAAAACCATTAATCCATGACCGTGTTGACTTGATGAGTTTTTCAGCCCACAAGTTTAACGGCCCACGTGGCATCGGTATTTTATATAAGAAACAAAACCGTTTGATTAGTCATTTGCTTGATGGCGGTGGCCAAGAGATGGGCCAACGGTCAACGACTGAAAACTTAGCGGGGATTGCAGCGACTGCAAAAGTCCTCCGGATGGCTCTAGCTGAAGCCAAGGAAGTGAAGGCCAAAGAGGTTGCTATGCAAGACAAATTGCGCGCTTTTTTTGCCGAACATACAGACCTTGTCCAAGTCTTTAGTCCTGAAGATGCAGCGCCACATGTCCTATGTTTCGCCTTAAAAGGTGTCCGCGGGGAAGTGATGGTTCATGCCTTGGAAGATGAGGATATCATCGTGTCTACAACTAGTGCTTGCTCAAGTCGTGCCGTCAACAATAGCTCGTCTACACTTGGGGCGATGAAGGTGGATCCAGTTTGGGCTAAACAAGCCATTCGTTTAAGTTTTGGAAAAGACAATACCATGGCTGAAGTCAACCAATTTATCGATGTATATACGAAACTAATGAAGAAATTTGAACGCATTCAATAA
- the thiI gene encoding tRNA uracil 4-sulfurtransferase ThiI — MKELIMIRYGELSTKGKNKRNFVTTLGRNIREALSEYPDIKINQQYDFMFMELNGAPQDEVLAGLEKVFGIQSFSPAIELERDFDSLKEAAVKLVKAEIAKNGVQSFKVATSRSDHNYSMDTNDINQALGGFLAEEFPELKVQMKKPDLTIRVKVREQDFLVSSEWINGAGGLPVGTSANAVLMLSGGIDSPVAGYLAMKRGMRITAVHFASPPYTSPQALNKAKDLTEKLTKFGGWINFVEVPFTETQEAIKEHVNPAYLMTITRRMMMRISDELRKQYNGLAIINGESIGQVASQTLESMFAINEVTSTPIIRPVVAMDKLEIIDISQKIDTFDLSIQPFEDCCTVFAPPSPKTKPKLDDIAYYEAKLDIEGLVQRAVEGAMGEKIMSGSRNKEDSDAFSDLL, encoded by the coding sequence ATGAAAGAATTAATTATGATTCGCTACGGTGAATTATCGACGAAGGGGAAGAACAAGCGTAACTTCGTGACAACCCTAGGCCGAAATATCCGCGAAGCTTTAAGTGAATACCCAGACATTAAGATCAACCAACAATATGACTTTATGTTTATGGAATTAAATGGGGCGCCTCAAGATGAGGTCCTTGCTGGTTTGGAAAAGGTATTTGGTATTCAAAGTTTCTCACCAGCGATTGAATTAGAGCGCGATTTCGACTCGTTAAAAGAAGCAGCCGTTAAATTAGTGAAGGCTGAAATCGCTAAAAATGGCGTGCAATCTTTTAAAGTGGCAACATCGCGTTCAGACCACAACTATTCAATGGATACAAATGATATCAACCAAGCCTTGGGTGGCTTTTTGGCGGAAGAATTCCCTGAATTAAAAGTTCAAATGAAGAAACCAGATTTAACCATTCGTGTCAAAGTGCGCGAACAAGATTTCTTGGTATCGTCAGAATGGATTAACGGGGCAGGCGGGTTACCAGTAGGGACATCTGCAAATGCAGTATTGATGTTATCAGGTGGGATCGATTCACCGGTAGCCGGATATTTAGCCATGAAACGTGGGATGCGGATCACGGCTGTCCATTTTGCCTCACCACCATATACTAGTCCACAAGCCTTGAATAAAGCGAAGGACTTAACGGAAAAACTGACGAAATTTGGTGGCTGGATTAACTTTGTGGAAGTGCCATTTACGGAAACCCAGGAAGCCATTAAAGAGCATGTGAACCCAGCTTACTTGATGACCATTACCCGCCGGATGATGATGCGTATTTCAGATGAATTGCGAAAACAATATAATGGCTTAGCGATTATAAACGGTGAATCGATTGGCCAAGTGGCATCACAAACACTAGAATCAATGTTCGCTATTAATGAAGTGACTTCAACGCCGATTATTCGTCCAGTTGTCGCTATGGACAAATTGGAAATTATCGATATTTCGCAAAAAATTGATACTTTTGACTTATCTATTCAACCATTTGAAGATTGTTGTACCGTCTTTGCGCCACCATCACCAAAGACTAAGCCAAAATTGGATGATATTGCCTACTACGAGGCAAAATTAGATATTGAAGGTTTGGTACAACGGGCTGTTGAAGGTGCTATGGGCGAAAAAATTATGTCTGGATCGCGCAACAAGGAAGATTCGGACGCCTTTAGCGACTTATTATAA
- a CDS encoding thiol peroxidase, giving the protein MPTVTFKGEVVELEGTPLEVNQAAPDFEVNEVSGGKVSKADFAGKVLLLSVVPDIDSSVCSIQSNRISDYAKQAGEGVEVATISMNTDKSLSNWKAENDSDMRMLNDAAAFGKDYGIFLPELGKLARAIFVIDTEGNVVYKEIVNEVTNEPDYESAIQVVDSLA; this is encoded by the coding sequence ATGCCAACTGTTACATTTAAAGGCGAAGTTGTAGAATTAGAAGGTACTCCGTTAGAAGTTAACCAAGCGGCCCCTGATTTTGAGGTGAATGAAGTAAGTGGTGGCAAAGTGAGTAAAGCGGACTTTGCTGGTAAAGTACTTTTGTTATCCGTTGTACCAGATATTGATTCATCTGTATGTTCTATCCAATCAAACCGTATCAGCGACTATGCTAAACAAGCTGGTGAGGGCGTAGAAGTTGCTACAATATCAATGAATACTGATAAATCTTTATCTAACTGGAAAGCTGAAAATGATTCAGATATGCGTATGTTAAATGATGCAGCAGCATTCGGTAAAGACTACGGTATCTTCTTACCAGAACTAGGCAAATTAGCACGTGCAATATTCGTTATCGATACTGAAGGTAATGTTGTTTACAAAGAAATCGTTAATGAAGTAACAAACGAACCAGATTACGAAAGTGCTATTCAAGTAGTTGACTCACTAGCGTAA
- a CDS encoding DUF4044 domain-containing protein, whose translation MRKSPKKLTPEKRGFDKMYNKKDKKTGKIFTWIMLILILSSVVLSLGFALYSYFGI comes from the coding sequence ATGCGTAAAAGTCCAAAGAAACTTACACCAGAAAAACGTGGCTTCGATAAAATGTACAATAAAAAAGACAAGAAAACCGGTAAAATCTTTACTTGGATCATGTTAATCTTGATTCTATCATCAGTAGTCTTGTCCTTAGGATTTGCCTTATATAGCTATTTCGGTATTTAA
- the gndA gene encoding NADP-dependent phosphogluconate dehydrogenase has translation MTEAHIGVVGMAVMGKNLALNIESRGYTVAVFNRTTSKAKAVVDENSDKNLVFTETVEEFVNSLEKPRRILLMVQAGKATDATISQLMPLLDKDDVIIDGGNTFFQDTIRRSNEIDGSGIHFIGMGVSGGEEGALKGPSLMPGGPKEAYDIVEPILKQIAAKAPSDGEPCVTYIGPNGAGHYVKMVHNGIEYGDMQLIAETYDLLRRHLDLPVTEIADHFADWNTGELDSFLIEITADILTKHDPETGKPMVDVILDRAGNKGTGKWTSQSALDVGVPLQTITESVYARYISALKDQRVRASKVLAGPENTAFEGDKNDFVEKIRKALYFSKIMSYAQGFYQYRTASEEYDWNLNYKEIAAIFRAGCIIRAGFLEKIMDAYENNADLENILLDEYFMDIAKEYQQATREVAAEAIKSGIPVPGFTSALSYYDSYRSETLPANIIQAQRDYFGAHTYERVDAEGSYHLLWDKEEQIDA, from the coding sequence ATGACTGAAGCACATATTGGTGTTGTCGGAATGGCCGTAATGGGCAAGAACTTAGCGTTGAATATCGAAAGCCGTGGATATACGGTGGCTGTATTTAACCGTACTACCAGCAAAGCAAAAGCTGTTGTAGATGAAAATTCAGATAAAAACTTAGTTTTTACTGAGACTGTGGAAGAGTTTGTGAATTCATTAGAAAAACCTCGCCGCATCTTATTAATGGTACAAGCAGGTAAAGCAACAGATGCAACAATCAGTCAATTAATGCCATTATTAGATAAAGACGATGTCATTATTGATGGCGGAAACACATTCTTCCAAGATACAATTCGTCGTTCTAACGAAATTGACGGTTCTGGTATCCACTTCATTGGTATGGGTGTTTCTGGTGGTGAAGAAGGCGCGCTTAAAGGCCCTAGCTTGATGCCAGGTGGTCCTAAAGAAGCTTACGATATTGTTGAACCAATCTTAAAACAAATCGCAGCTAAAGCGCCTAGTGATGGCGAACCATGTGTAACTTACATCGGCCCCAACGGTGCTGGTCACTACGTTAAAATGGTTCACAACGGTATCGAATATGGTGACATGCAATTAATTGCTGAAACATACGATTTATTACGCCGTCATTTAGACTTACCTGTAACAGAAATCGCTGATCATTTTGCAGATTGGAACACTGGTGAATTAGACAGTTTCCTAATCGAAATTACAGCTGATATTTTAACAAAACATGATCCAGAAACAGGTAAACCAATGGTTGACGTGATCTTGGACCGTGCAGGTAACAAAGGTACTGGTAAATGGACTTCTCAATCAGCATTAGATGTTGGTGTACCATTACAAACAATTACTGAATCAGTTTACGCACGTTACATTTCAGCATTGAAAGACCAACGTGTTCGTGCTTCTAAAGTGTTAGCTGGACCAGAAAATACAGCATTCGAAGGCGACAAAAATGACTTCGTTGAAAAAATTCGTAAAGCTTTATACTTCTCTAAAATCATGTCTTACGCGCAAGGGTTCTACCAATACCGTACAGCGTCAGAAGAATATGATTGGAACTTGAACTATAAAGAAATCGCAGCTATTTTCCGTGCTGGATGTATCATCCGTGCAGGCTTCCTAGAAAAAATCATGGACGCTTACGAAAACAATGCTGACTTAGAAAACATCTTATTGGATGAATACTTTATGGATATTGCTAAAGAATATCAACAAGCAACTCGTGAAGTAGCAGCAGAAGCAATTAAATCTGGTATTCCAGTACCTGGTTTCACATCTGCCTTGTCATACTACGATAGCTACCGTTCAGAAACTTTACCAGCGAACATCATTCAAGCTCAACGTGACTACTTTGGTGCGCATACTTATGAACGTGTTGATGCTGAAGGTTCTTACCACTTATTATGGGATAAAGAAGAACAAATCGATGCTTAA
- a CDS encoding response regulator transcription factor translates to MSEEKAKRILIVEDEKNLARFVELELKHEGYETELAKDGRIGLEKAQEGNWDLILLDLMLPEINGIEVCRRLRPTSDVPIIIMTARDSVIDRVSGFDHGADDYIVKPFAIEELLARIRALLRRIDIEEEQQHRKQTKVTFRDLSVEKENRIVRRGEEIIDLTKREYELLVMLMENVNVVLPRTELLNKVWGYTTEVETNVVDVYIRYLRNKIDVDGQPGYIQTVRGTGYVMRTPE, encoded by the coding sequence ATGAGTGAAGAAAAAGCAAAACGCATCTTAATCGTTGAAGATGAAAAAAACTTAGCGCGCTTTGTTGAATTAGAACTTAAACATGAGGGTTACGAAACAGAACTTGCTAAGGATGGTCGTATTGGACTTGAAAAAGCCCAAGAAGGCAACTGGGACTTAATCTTGTTAGATTTAATGTTGCCAGAAATTAACGGGATTGAAGTGTGTCGTCGTTTACGACCAACTTCAGATGTGCCGATTATCATCATGACGGCTAGAGATTCAGTTATTGACCGTGTATCAGGTTTTGACCACGGTGCCGATGACTATATCGTTAAGCCGTTTGCGATTGAAGAATTATTGGCACGTATTCGTGCATTACTTCGTCGCATTGATATCGAAGAAGAACAACAACACAGAAAACAAACGAAAGTAACTTTCCGTGACCTTTCTGTTGAAAAAGAAAATCGTATCGTTCGCCGTGGCGAAGAGATTATCGATTTAACAAAACGTGAGTACGAGTTATTGGTGATGTTAATGGAGAACGTTAATGTTGTATTACCTCGTACAGAATTATTAAATAAAGTATGGGGCTATACAACTGAAGTTGAAACCAACGTTGTAGATGTTTATATTCGTTACTTACGAAATAAAATCGACGTGGATGGTCAACCAGGTTACATTCAAACTGTCCGTGGTACGGGCTATGTAATGAGGACCCCAGAATAA
- a CDS encoding sensor histidine kinase, whose amino-acid sequence MFNSVLNDFKTKLQHPFSLIWKWGLVLSSMFWLALSVSPIISNIQEQQALEEDYVAEVTQIDTYLQTYLNSLASRPASEVREGFQSRIAIENISLEDYLNEHNVKIQVYNANGNLVYNSGTTVDSYSTSRTTGRTRSNETGDFLTYQLLYDGSEQIGYYFATFDYQSVADQLSDKRTELIITAGVNLVIAVVAGFGVAYYFIQPIQKMKRFLKNITADNIADRRLNVSEYRGEITEISNSINQMLDQTSEYIDQQIHFVEDVSHELRTPVAIIEGHLNMLNRWGKDDPEILEESLSASVNELERMKVLVQEMLDLSRAGQVDTQYYDKTTLINEVINQVFQNFKVLYPDFQFFLENDLRRNYEIQIYRNHLEQILIILLDNAVKYSTDRQEIHISVATNAVDYIEIAIQDFGEGMSQEDQNRIFNRFYRVDKARSRERGGNGLGLSIAKELIKGYKGSIFVESELGNGSIFHVRFPILNTLDEISAADRERIDQLLEEAENDENNLI is encoded by the coding sequence ATGTTTAATAGCGTTTTAAATGATTTTAAAACAAAACTGCAGCACCCATTTTCATTAATTTGGAAGTGGGGCTTAGTTTTATCTAGCATGTTTTGGTTGGCCTTGAGTGTGAGCCCCATCATTTCAAATATTCAAGAACAACAAGCGCTAGAAGAAGACTATGTGGCTGAGGTTACACAAATTGACACGTATTTACAAACCTATCTAAATTCCTTAGCATCGCGCCCAGCTTCTGAAGTGCGTGAAGGATTCCAATCACGGATTGCCATTGAGAATATTTCATTAGAAGATTACTTGAATGAACATAACGTGAAAATCCAAGTTTATAATGCAAATGGTAACCTGGTTTATAATTCAGGGACAACTGTAGATAGTTACTCAACCAGTAGAACGACAGGTCGAACTAGATCCAACGAAACTGGTGACTTCCTTACTTATCAATTACTATATGATGGATCTGAACAAATTGGGTATTATTTTGCGACCTTTGATTACCAATCAGTCGCCGATCAGCTATCTGATAAACGGACTGAATTGATCATTACGGCGGGGGTTAATTTAGTCATCGCCGTTGTCGCTGGTTTTGGTGTAGCTTATTACTTTATTCAACCGATTCAAAAGATGAAGCGGTTCTTAAAGAATATCACTGCAGATAATATTGCTGACCGCCGTTTGAACGTATCAGAATACCGCGGTGAAATCACTGAAATTTCTAACAGTATCAACCAAATGCTTGATCAAACGAGTGAGTATATTGACCAACAAATTCACTTTGTAGAAGATGTTTCTCATGAACTTCGAACACCAGTAGCCATCATTGAAGGGCATTTAAACATGTTAAACCGTTGGGGTAAGGATGATCCAGAGATACTTGAAGAGTCGCTATCAGCCTCTGTAAATGAGCTAGAACGGATGAAAGTCCTCGTGCAAGAGATGTTAGATTTATCTCGAGCAGGGCAGGTTGATACACAGTATTACGATAAGACGACGTTAATCAATGAAGTGATCAATCAAGTTTTCCAAAACTTCAAGGTCCTATACCCAGACTTCCAATTCTTCTTGGAAAATGACTTGCGTCGTAATTATGAGATTCAGATTTACCGTAACCACCTTGAACAAATCCTGATTATTTTATTGGACAATGCTGTCAAATATTCAACTGATCGCCAAGAAATCCATATTTCTGTTGCGACCAACGCCGTTGATTATATTGAAATTGCCATCCAAGATTTCGGTGAGGGGATGTCTCAAGAAGACCAAAACCGTATCTTTAACCGCTTCTACCGTGTGGATAAGGCGCGGTCGCGTGAACGTGGGGGAAATGGTCTAGGTTTATCTATCGCTAAAGAATTAATCAAAGGGTACAAGGGTTCTATCTTTGTAGAGAGTGAGCTGGGCAATGGGTCGATTTTCCATGTACGTTTCCCAATCTTGAATACCTTAGATGAAATTTCAGCAGCTGACCGTGAAAGAATTGATCAGTTGTTGGAAGAAGCAGAAAATGATGAAAACAACCTAATATAG